One window of the Mangifera indica cultivar Alphonso unplaced genomic scaffold, CATAS_Mindica_2.1 Un_0020, whole genome shotgun sequence genome contains the following:
- the LOC123205930 gene encoding F-box/FBD/LRR-repeat protein At1g13570-like, whose amino-acid sequence MSTRVKIEHDQLKGELTAIDRVSELPWGILDNILGRLQMREAVRTSILSRQWRYKWVNLSKLLFDVVSNRAVWNFPKPRCVEYHIFNVLLSHCGNIHTFKLCNTFPEKFSNLQTWICYLARNGIRAFTLEYACAAIDFANLFKLPACIWSCEHLTHLQLRQYELPQPPCASKGRFRNLVSLNLYGKLNDIQLLENLICNCPVLQILMLNGLQNLACLSIQAPKLKQVDLQGKLGALVLKSCSVLAEITLVITSDEFTSIEYQDEGRIHHLEDIQMIRTKNPQVDDDKLASTGKKGHKCDDILKDGNLDGEDDHNDERLDAEEMFYNELDCENPNDTFHLEDDDY is encoded by the exons ATGAGTACTCGAGTGAAAATCGAGCATGATCAGCTCAAAGGTGAGCTTACAGCAATCGATAGAGTCAGCGAACTGCCATGGGGTATTTTGGACAACATCCTTGGTCGTCTACAGATGAGGGAGGCTGTGAGAACAAGCATCCTGTCTAGACAATGGAGATATAAATGGGTTAACCTTTCAAAGCTGCTCTTTGACGTGGTCTCTAACCGCGCTGTTTGGAATTTTCCAAAACCAAGATGCGTCGAATACCACATTTTCAATGTTCTGCTATCCCATTGTGGCAATATACACACCTTTAAGCTTTGCAACACCTTCCCAGAAAAATTCTCCAATCTTCAGACCTGGATATGTTATCTTGCAAGAAACGGTATCAGAGCATTCACTCTTGAGTATGCTTGTGCAGCAATTGATTTTGCAAACTTGTTTAAGTTACCAGCTTGCATATGGTCCTGTGAACATCTGACCCATTTGCAACTCCGTCAATATGAATTACCACAACCTCCTTGTGCTTCTAAAGGTCGTTTCAGAAATCTTGTCAGTCTCAATCTTTATGGGAAGCTTAATGATATTCAATTGCTCGAAAACTTGATCTGCAACTGCCCTGTTCTACAGATATTGATGCTTAATGGTCTTCAAAATTTAGCTTGTTTAAGTATTCAGGCCCCAAAGCTAAAACAGGTAGATCTCCAAGGAAAATTGGGGGCTCTTGTTCTTAAAAGTTGTTCAGTCCTTGCAGAGATCACCTTAGTCATCACCTCAGATGAGTTCACCAGCATCGAATATCAAGATGAAGGAAGGATTCACCATTTG GAGGATATACAAATGATACGTACCAAGAACCCACAAGTCGATGATGACAAGTTGGCCAGTACTGGGAAGAAAGGGCACAAGTGTGATGATATATTGAAAGATGGTAACCTGGATGGAGAAGATGATCACAATGATGAGCGGCTGGATGCAGAAGAAATGTTTTATAATGAACTGGATTGTGAAAATCCAAACGACACTTTCCATCTCGAAGATGATGACTATTAA
- the LOC123205931 gene encoding vegetative cell wall protein gp1-like, giving the protein MAAGQTTPPSPISPLPQQPPSLSVQAPMAATSPAPPLLTPPLPQKPPSLPVEASIVVPPPATPPPNCCDKCMKCWTCLLRTENCFHHFWDYYTACLECDI; this is encoded by the exons ATGGCAGCTGGGCAAACAACACCACCTTCCCCCATTTCACCACTGCCTCAACAGCCTCCAAGTTTGTCTGTCCAAGCTCCGATGGCAGCGACCTCACCAGCACCACCTCTCCTCACTCCACCACTGCCTCAGAAGCCTCCAAGTTTGCCTGTGGAAGCTTCAATAGTAGTTCCGCCACCTGCAACACCTCCCCCCAATTGTTGCGATAAATG CATGAAATGCTGGACGTGTCTGCTTCGTACTGAGAATTGCTTCCATCATTTCTGGGATTACTACACTGCTTGCTTGGAATGCGATATATAG